A window of uncultured Fibrobacter sp. contains these coding sequences:
- a CDS encoding geranylgeranylglyceryl/heptaprenylglyceryl phosphate synthase, with protein MKPGKTELRLNAEIEKRGALFAVLLDPDTSDEVAFVKAGAMAAENGADLLLVGGSFLGNFTLPKQVAALKANVDLPVVLFPGGASQVVPGFDAMLFMTLVSGRNPNYLIDEQVRGGALVRALNMEAIPTAYQLINSGKRTTVEYISGTMPVPANKPKLSMVNSIAAELMGMRYVYLEAGSGAEEPVPVEHIAYTRKATEMTIITGGGIKDPQTAAVRVAAGANIIVTGTLWEKVDDPALLKEFASVIHVKG; from the coding sequence ATGAAACCTGGGAAGACAGAACTCCGTCTGAATGCAGAAATCGAGAAACGTGGGGCACTTTTTGCAGTGCTACTGGATCCGGATACCTCGGACGAAGTCGCCTTTGTGAAGGCTGGCGCGATGGCTGCCGAAAACGGTGCCGACCTCTTGTTGGTGGGCGGGTCTTTCCTGGGTAACTTTACGCTTCCGAAGCAGGTGGCGGCGCTCAAGGCGAATGTGGACCTGCCTGTTGTACTTTTCCCGGGTGGAGCCTCGCAGGTGGTGCCCGGCTTTGACGCGATGCTTTTCATGACGCTCGTGAGTGGCCGTAACCCGAACTACCTGATCGACGAACAGGTGCGCGGTGGAGCACTCGTGCGAGCCTTGAACATGGAAGCGATTCCGACAGCCTATCAGCTGATCAACAGTGGCAAGCGCACGACGGTGGAATATATCAGCGGTACGATGCCGGTTCCCGCAAACAAGCCGAAACTCAGCATGGTGAACTCCATTGCCGCCGAACTCATGGGCATGCGCTATGTGTACCTAGAAGCGGGCAGTGGTGCCGAGGAACCTGTACCGGTGGAACACATTGCCTATACCCGCAAGGCGACCGAGATGACGATTATCACTGGTGGTGGCATCAAGGATCCGCAGACGGCTGCAGTCCGTGTGGCCGCTGGCGCAAACATCATCGTGACCGGAACCCTATGGGAAAAGGTGGACGATCCTGCACTTCTCAAGGAATTCGCCTCCGTGATTCACGTTAAGGGATAA